TCACCAAGAATGCACAGAAGTTTGCCGAAAAGATGGCCTACGAAGAAACCGACAAGGCGACCTTCCAGGCTATGGAAGCCTTTGTTCATAACCTGAACTCCATGCACAGCCGCGCCGGTGCCCAGACTCCGTTCTCCAGCATCAACTATGGTATGTGCACCGAGCCTGAAGCTCGCATGGCTATGCGTAACTTGCTCCTCACCACCGAAGAAGGTTTGGGTGGTGGCGAAACGGCTATCTTCCCGATTCAGATTTTCCGCGTCAAGGAAGGTATCAGCCTGAATCCGGGCGACCCGAACTATGACTTGTTCAAGCTGGCTTGCCGCGTGAGTGCCAAGCGCTTGTTCCCGAACTTCAGCTTCCAGGATGCCCCGTACAACTTGCAGTACTACAAGCCGGGTCACCCTGAAACCGAAATTGCCTACATGGGTTGCCGTACCCGCGTGATTGGTAACCACTACGATCCGTCTCGCGAAATCAGCTTTGGCCGTGGCAACCTGAGCTTTACGTCGATCAACCTTCCGCGTATCGCCATCAAGATGAAGTCCGTGGACCTGTTCTTCAAGGAACTCGACCGCATGCTTCAGCTGGTGAGCGATCAGCTTATGGAACGCTTTGCCGTCCAGAGCCGTCGCAAGGTCAAGAACTTCCCGTTCCTTATGGGACAGGGCGTGTGGATTGATTCCGACAAGCTCGGCTGGGAAGACACCGTGGGTGAAGTCATCAAGCACGGTACGCTTTCCATTGGCTTTATCGGTCTTGCCGAAACTTTGGTGATGCTTACGGGCAAGCACCACGGCGAATCCGAAGAATCCCAGAAGCTGGGCCTCAAGATTATCGGTCACATGCGCGAATTCTGCGACAAGGAATCCGAACGTCTCGGCCTCAACTTCAGCTTGCTTGCTACGCCGGCCGAAGGCCTTTCTGGCCGATTCGTCCGCATGGACAAGAAGAAGTTCGGTATTATCCCGGGCGTTACCGACCGCGATTACTACACCAACTCTTTCCATGTGCCGGTGTACTACAAGATTTCCGCTTTCAAGAAGATTTCCTTGGAAGCTCCCTATCACGCACTCACCAATGCAGGTCACATCAGCTACATCGAACTGGATGGTGACCCGACCCAGAACCTGGATGCATTCGAAAAGATCGTGCATCACATGGCAAAGTCCGGCATTGGTTATGGTTCCATCAACCACCCGGTGGACCGCGACCCTGTCTGCGGATTCGTAGGTGTGATTGGCGATGTTTGCCCTCGTTGCGGACGTAGCGAAGGTCATGCCATCTCGGAAGAAAAACTGAAGGAACTGCGTAGGCTTTATCCGGGTATGCCCGCCTTCAAGGGCATCCGCTAAAAATTTCTAGTAAGGAGAATCAAATGTCTGAAAAAGAACTCAACAAGTATGGTGAAGGTATCGGATTCGAACGTATCCGCCGCATCACGGGTTACCTGGTCGGTACCGTTGATCGCTTCAATAACGCTAAGCGTGCCGAAGTGAACGATCGCGTGAAGCACGGCGTATAATATGGACGAATATCCTCGCTTGCGAATTGCCGGAATCGAACCCGAATCTTTCGTGGACGGTCCCGGAATTCGTATGACAATCTTTACTCAAGGTTGTCACCATAATTGTCCCGGGTGTCAGAACCCGCAGACCCACGATTTTAACGGGGGTCATTTTATTGAAATTGATGAAATCCTTGAGATGATCGAGGAAAACCCGCTGCTGGATGGCATTACGTTTAGCGGTGGAGACCCGATGGATCAGGCTGCGGCTTTGATCCCTTTGGCTCGTGAAATCAAGGAACGTGGTATGAACCTGGTGATCTTTACCGGTTATACCTACGAACGCCTGATGGATCTAGCCCATGAACGCCCTGAAATGTTCGAGCTGTTGACTTTTGCCGACATCTTGATCGATGGACCGTTCATTATGGCGAAAAAATCCCTCGATATTAAATTCAGGGGATCGACGAACCAGCGCATTATCGATGTGCAGCAGAGCCTTGTAGAAGGCCATGTGGTGCTTCACCAGATCCAGCTGGACGAAATGAAAGCACGTCCGGAACTGGTGCCGGCGTAACTTACGCCTTTTTCTTGTCGTGCCAGGCAAAGAAGTTTGCGAGTACTGTACCGCTAATGGAATGGTAGGCGCAACTCAGGGCGCAGGGAACTACACAAAGCACCGCTTCGGGGTGTTGCGTCACATTATCAGGATTCGCGAAGAAGGCGGCCGCAAGAACGGTCGCCATTCCTGCATTCTGTACACCCACTTCGATAGCAATGGTGCGCTTTTTGGCGGTATTGAACTTGAAAAGGCGACCCACGCTATAGCCAAGAATATAACCTAAGGCGTTGTGGCAGAACACCACCGCAAGTACCAAGAAAATCAGTCCGAGGCCATTCGTCAGGAGCTGCGGACGAACGGTTACAACTACGCCACCCACAATGCACATAAGTCCAATCACGCTCACGGCGGGCATGTTCGCCTGGATTTCCTTGAATACGGCGCGCTTGCCCAAGAAATGGTTGCAAAGGAATCCGATGGTTATCGGGGCGACGGTTACGTACAGAATGTTCAAGAACATTCCCTTTGCGTTCACGTCGATGCTCGTATCGGCAAGCCACAAGACCAAAAGCGGGGTCATGATGGGGGCAAGAAGCGTCGAGACCATGGTCATGCTCACCGAGTAAGTGACATCGCCTTTGGCGAGGAAACTCATCACGTTGCTAGAAACGCCGCCCGGGCAGCAACCCACTAGAATAATGCCTACGGCCAGGTACGGATCCAATCCGAACAGCTTTGTGAGCCCGAAGGCGACAAACGGCATGATGGTGTATTGTGCGACGGCTCCGAGCAGAATGTGGAGCGGCTGTTTCATCAGGTTTCGCACATCGTCCATCGAAATCGTAAGTCCCATGCTCAGCATAATGATGCCGAGAATCACGGAAGAAACGTTCCCGTGCACCCATCCGAAGGCGATGGGGAGGAAGAAGGCGACGACTGCGCTTGCGATGACGAATGGGGAAGCGTAAGAAGAAAGAATGCGGCAACAAGCCTTAACTATCTTAAACATGCCATAAATATAGATATAAACGGAACGAAAAACAGGCCCGATAAAATCGGGCCTGGCATTTGAAATGCTCAAAAAGAGAAGGAATTAGTGAATCTTGTTGCCGAGAAGGTCGAAACGCTTGCCGTTCTTTTCGACATAGAGCTTGTGGCCGTTCTGATGAATGCGCGGAGCTGCCTTGTTCTGCATGCTGGCGGGCAAAGTTTCGTGAATGGCTGTAGTCGCTGAACTGCTCGAAATCCACGGATTCCACTGCGAAGAACTCGAAGCGAGCGACTGCGAAGAGCTGGATTTTTGTTCAGACGAGCTAGACTCCGGAGCGACAGAAGAGCTAGAAGCCACCTGAGAACTGGACGAAGCGACCGAAGAACTCGACGAGACAACAGTAGACTTTCTAGCAACGCCATTCGCTGCGAACGAGGGCGCGTAACCAGCGTTCAAAGCTTCAAGGGCTCCAGCGAGGTAAGCAAAAGGAGCGTTCCAGTTGATAGCTACTTCGTTGGTAGCGTAGCTGCAACGCTGATCGGTATAAGCGGTTGCCGCATTGCCTGTTCTGTAATCGCTGCACTTCCATTCGGCAGCAGAGCCAACGTCTTCGCCACCGGGCTGCGGGCCACCCACAAGCATACCTGGAATCGGATCTTCTACGTTGTCCGAAGTACTCGGGCGGTGGTGCGGCATCTTGGGAGACTTCGTGCCGTAACCTGTAACAAATGACATGTCAAGCGGATTCTTGCCGAGCAAGTAATCAAGCACCTTGAGCGCTGCGGTGTAATACTTTTCGTCGCCGGTGAGGTAATAGGCATGCAAAAGCCATACGCCCTGATTGGAGGCCACGGCGTTGGAGCCCCACACAAAGTCATCTTTCGCCATCACCACGCCAAAGCCCGACTTGGTACGGTTCACGAAACCATCTGCAGTGCCCAAGATTTTCTGTTTGGCTTCGTTTGCATCGCCAAACACAGATGCATGCGTCGCCTTGCCATAAGTGGCAACGCCCGAAAGGTCGCCCCAGTACGACACATATTCCGAAGAACCATTCTGCTTGTAAGAATTATCGCCCGTGGTAATGGCAAGTTCCGTACCGGCAAAAAGTTTTTCGTCTGCCGCGTTGTTGCCTTCGTATGCACCCGTCGCCACATCGGAGGGGTTTGCGGTAAAGTGGTAGCTCATATTCGAAGAGCCCCA
Above is a window of Fibrobacter sp. UWT2 DNA encoding:
- a CDS encoding glycoside hydrolase family 9 protein → MNKNTFIAITAIVSAGAPVFAANAYINQVGFRPSDPKEFSLVGASGNVEIQDASGKTMLTVTPGAASYWDASGQNVQLVDISKLTAEGTYTIKVGGQTLRQDLVVKNNTFADIYKAAIKWFYYQRASMALESSYAGKWARAAGHTNATVELHNSTRASGTINSSKGWYDAGDYGRYIVNSGITTYTLLSLYEHFPEFFKTAKWNIPADGTLPDLLAEIKYNLDWMLTMQANDGSVYHKLTSLAFPGDVMPAQDNAKLYVIGKSAEAALDFAGVMAVAARVYKPFDSNYAAKCLDAAKKAYSWGSSNMSYHFTANPSDVATGAYEGNNAADEKLFAGTELAITTGDNSYKQNGSSEYVSYWGDLSGVATYGKATHASVFGDANEAKQKILGTADGFVNRTKSGFGVVMAKDDFVWGSNAVASNQGVWLLHAYYLTGDEKYYTAALKVLDYLLGKNPLDMSFVTGYGTKSPKMPHHRPSTSDNVEDPIPGMLVGGPQPGGEDVGSAAEWKCSDYRTGNAATAYTDQRCSYATNEVAINWNAPFAYLAGALEALNAGYAPSFAANGVARKSTVVSSSSSVASSSSQVASSSSVAPESSSSEQKSSSSQSLASSSSQWNPWISSSSATTAIHETLPASMQNKAAPRIHQNGHKLYVEKNGKRFDLLGNKIH
- the nrdD gene encoding anaerobic ribonucleoside-triphosphate reductase translates to MSEKELNKYGEGIGFERIRRITGYLVGTVDRFNNAKRAEVNDRVKHGV
- a CDS encoding anaerobic ribonucleoside triphosphate reductase, coding for MIVSVRKRDGREMPFNIEKIADAIVKAFRASGELDEQIKAAQSQLNLLGSDDVLTSTALKVSADVVGRLESEGKNVPEIEEIQDAVEKALTEGGYADTAKSYILYRAERTRVREVNTRLMHTLRDITFSSAKESDLKRENANIDGDTAMGTMLKYGSESAKHFYTMMMLKPEHSRAHMEGDIHIHDLDFYSLTMTCCQIDLKKLFKNGFNTGHGHLREPKDIRSYAALAAIAIQSNQNDQHGGQSIPNFDYAMADGVRITYRKAYLSNMVKALILLTGKTEEEIQPVVKKLHTEMAEMDMVATLVPNEKFQEAEARELSKTYGEEITKNAQKFAEKMAYEETDKATFQAMEAFVHNLNSMHSRAGAQTPFSSINYGMCTEPEARMAMRNLLLTTEEGLGGGETAIFPIQIFRVKEGISLNPGDPNYDLFKLACRVSAKRLFPNFSFQDAPYNLQYYKPGHPETEIAYMGCRTRVIGNHYDPSREISFGRGNLSFTSINLPRIAIKMKSVDLFFKELDRMLQLVSDQLMERFAVQSRRKVKNFPFLMGQGVWIDSDKLGWEDTVGEVIKHGTLSIGFIGLAETLVMLTGKHHGESEESQKLGLKIIGHMREFCDKESERLGLNFSLLATPAEGLSGRFVRMDKKKFGIIPGVTDRDYYTNSFHVPVYYKISAFKKISLEAPYHALTNAGHISYIELDGDPTQNLDAFEKIVHHMAKSGIGYGSINHPVDRDPVCGFVGVIGDVCPRCGRSEGHAISEEKLKELRRLYPGMPAFKGIR
- the nrdG gene encoding anaerobic ribonucleoside-triphosphate reductase activating protein; translation: MDEYPRLRIAGIEPESFVDGPGIRMTIFTQGCHHNCPGCQNPQTHDFNGGHFIEIDEILEMIEENPLLDGITFSGGDPMDQAAALIPLAREIKERGMNLVIFTGYTYERLMDLAHERPEMFELLTFADILIDGPFIMAKKSLDIKFRGSTNQRIIDVQQSLVEGHVVLHQIQLDEMKARPELVPA
- a CDS encoding bile acid:sodium symporter family protein, which produces MFKIVKACCRILSSYASPFVIASAVVAFFLPIAFGWVHGNVSSVILGIIMLSMGLTISMDDVRNLMKQPLHILLGAVAQYTIMPFVAFGLTKLFGLDPYLAVGIILVGCCPGGVSSNVMSFLAKGDVTYSVSMTMVSTLLAPIMTPLLVLWLADTSIDVNAKGMFLNILYVTVAPITIGFLCNHFLGKRAVFKEIQANMPAVSVIGLMCIVGGVVVTVRPQLLTNGLGLIFLVLAVVFCHNALGYILGYSVGRLFKFNTAKKRTIAIEVGVQNAGMATVLAAAFFANPDNVTQHPEAVLCVVPCALSCAYHSISGTVLANFFAWHDKKKA